One window from the genome of Salvia miltiorrhiza cultivar Shanhuang (shh) chromosome 7, IMPLAD_Smil_shh, whole genome shotgun sequence encodes:
- the LOC130994438 gene encoding uncharacterized protein LOC130994438, whose product MSDINKREFTELALDGGNYLTWALDVEIYLASCDLSDAIVPDSSCSSAQKAKALIFLRHHLNKDLKNEYLTEKDPVVLWQSLKDRFDQQKAIILPQAQYDWLNLCFQDFKSVIEYNSTLHRIVSQLKLCKQEVTEIDLIEKTLSTFHASNLVLQQQYRAKNYTRHSEL is encoded by the coding sequence ATGTCTGATATCAACAAAAGAGAATTCACCGAGCTTGCTCTTGATGGTGGTAACTATTTGACTTGGGCTTTGGATGTTGAAATATACCTCGCCTCATGTGATCTGAGCGACGCTATAGTTCCAGATTCTTCATGTAGCTCCGCCCAGAAGGCGAAAGCTTTGATTTTCTTGCGTCATCATCTGAATAAGGACTTAAAAAATGAGTACCTTACTGAAAAGGACCCTGTTGTCCTATGGCAATCCCTGAAGGATCgctttgatcaacaaaaggctATTATTCTCCCTCAGGCACAATATGATTGGCTGAATTTATGCTTTCAGGATTTCAAGTCCGTGATTGAGTACAATTCTACCTTACACCGTATTGTGTCACAGCTGAAACTCTGTAAACAAGAAGTTACAGAGATTGATTTGATAGAGAAGACTCTATCTACTTTTCATGCCAGTAACCTTGTACTCCAGCAGCAGTACAGAGCCAAGAATTATACTAGGCATTCTGaactgtag